Proteins encoded by one window of Clarias gariepinus isolate MV-2021 ecotype Netherlands unplaced genomic scaffold, CGAR_prim_01v2 scaffold_33, whole genome shotgun sequence:
- the si:ch73-362m14.2 gene encoding NHS-like protein 2, translated as MEHTTMFCPAQTWKGPNVSTFSPEWDDTLNSFLSAPDVIKPPPQFQDPEEPCQATPSNVTVIRRKDKDSLRTGGMQKERRSRPVSAMEHHRRSLSLSTAITSNPGATRRRCESYALSYPSSSSDDSGSDSTSVRRSDRLPDAVPQHKARSIVLRKAKTKPAPPTRTVSLPRLSAVMPPERRTQSLYIPNDAMLLPDLIPLSKEEAGDSGKTSVTPEAQGDVPVNQAISSHRPLKDLRSSEPCKSSTNSSVGYPLNEPAKVPYNSDCNNSPSSSRSSPSQPSISSPTKPPGSASPSSGYSSQCETPTQQTAITTAACRMRPKPSGAVPGQQVRNCRSRLSLQLPETQAVTPNPDPSAALHKVNRRYSDASHQKQRMSNSMLIMPVVTQEDLNKVRLRAVSSTDLDSTAVIEEENERDAGSADAQNSPKNKPPVAPKPPVSKRPPCATAAVVTNPGTTSAAAPIVAGAECSIYSTVNKVKPRVLPSSSNDSSDHKQQSHKSLREAPRSESQCSTNYTNALSFKTANDSKPREPQKKRRAPAPPVSKRPDTVYVPCANTSVPERRVESPPNHSKAESSQREYHVTVYGLIPSHSPVDEKLPPIAPEYEFYDKEDEQVPEIGGLHLVNEEDEVFLQKASSHTTEDLFTIIHRSKRKVLGRKDSLDKQGDFGTQTLTGASKSTYQNDNFMALLRRTRSAKASCGSRMSAAELLKSSKPAASGTAELTGYKKHNVMQSHGP; from the exons ATGGAGCACACGACCATGTTTTGTCCAGCTCAGACCTGGAAAGGCCCAAATGTTTCGACGTTTTCACCCGAGTGGGATGATACGCTGAACTCCTTCCTTTCGGCACCTGACGTGATTAAACCTCCCCCACAGTTCCAGGATCCAGAGGAACCATGCCAGGCCACACCCTCTAACGTCACTGTCATCAGAAGGAAGGATAAAGATTCACTCAGGACAGGCGGCATGCAAAAGGAGCGCCGGAGCAGACCCGTCAGCGCGATGGAACACCACAGACGTTCATTATCACTTTCCACGGCCATCACCTCTAACCCAGGTGCGACACGGCGCCGGTGCGAAAGCTACGCCCTGTCGTATCCCAGCAGCAGCTCTGACGACAGCGGCAGTGACAGCACTTCTGTGAGGAGAAGCGATCGCCTCCCTGATGCAGTGCCTCAGCACAAGGCTCGAAGCATTGTTTTGAGAAAAGCTAAAACAAAACCGGCCCCGCCCACACGGACCGTGTCGCTGCCTAGACTTTCAGCTGTGATGCCTCCGGAGCGTAGAACACAGAGTCTCTACATTCCCAATGATGCCATGCTTCTTCCGGACCTCATTCCGTTATCTAAAGAAGAAGCAGGTGACTCCGGGAAGACCTCAGTCACTCCTGAGGCACAGGGAGATGTTCCAGTGAATCAGGCCATCTCCAGTCACAGACCACTGAAAGACCTACGGTCTAGTGAGCCATGCAAGTCTAGCACTAATTCCTCCGTAGGATATCCCCTAAACGAACCTGCAAAAGTCCCTTACAACTCTGACTGTAACAACTCCCCATCGTCTTCTCGCTCGTCTCCTTCTCAACCTTCGATCTCCTCCCCAACCAAACCACCTGGCTCAGCCTCGCCCTCTAGTGGCTACTCGAGTCAGTGCGAGACTCCCACCCAGCAGACCGCTATTACAACAGCAGCGTGCAGAATGCGGCCCAAACCTTCCGGCGCTGTTCCTGGACAACAGGTCCGAAACTGTCGATCAAGATTGTCTCTGCAGTTACCTGAGACCCAAGCGGTCACCCCGAACCCTGACCCTTCTGCCGCCCTGCACAAAGTCAACCGCCGCTACTCTGACGCCTCGCACCAGAAGCAGAGAATGAGTAACAGCATGCTGATAATGCCTGTGGTGACTCAGGAAGACCTGAACAAGGTGCGCTTGCGTGCAGTCAGCAGCACGGACCTGGACTCCACAGCTGTCATTGAGGAGGAGAATGAGAGGGACGCAGGCTCTGCTGATGCTCAGAACAGCCCAAAAAACAAACCCCCTGTAGCACCCAAGCCTCCCGTGTCTAAACGGCCTCCTTGTGCAACAGCAGCAGTGGTGACTAATCCTGGCACGACGTCTGCTGCAGCTCCGATAGTCGCCGGTGCCGAATGCAGCATTTATTCTACGGTTAACAAAGTTAAACCCAGGGTTCTTCCGTCCTCATCAAACGACAGTAGTGACCATAAGCAGCAATCTCATAAGAGTCTGAGAGAGGCTCCTCGCTCAGAATCACAGTGTAGTACTAATTACACCAACGCCTTGTCCTTCAAAACTGCTAATGACTCCAAACCCAGAGAACCACAGAAGAAGAGAAGAGCACCAGCTCCTCCGGTTTCAAAGAGACCCGATACAGTGTACGTACCCTGCGCTAACACGTCTGTGCCGGAGAGACGTGTAGAGTCGCCTCCTAATCATTCCAAGGCCGAGAGTTCACAACGAGAATACCACGTCACGGTGTACGGACTCATTCCATCTCATTCACCAGTGGACGAAAAACTACCACCAATTGCACCTG AATACGAGTTTTATGATAAAGAGGACGAACAAGTGCCAGAAATCGGCGGCCTTCATTTGGTGAACGAAGAGGACGAGGTTTTTCTTCAAAAGGCTTCGTCTCACACAACAGAGGACCTTTTCACTATCATTCACAG GTCGAAAAGGAAAGTCCTGGGTCGCAAAGACTCTTTAGATAAGCAGGGAGACTTTGGGACTCAAACTCTCACCGGTGCTTCCAAGTCCACTTACCAGAACGACAACTTCATGGCTCTTCTGAGGAGGACGAGAAGCGCCAAGGCCAGCTGCGGGAGTCGCATGTCAGCCGCGGAACTTCTGAAGAGCTCGAAACCTGCAGCTAGCGGCACCGCGGAGCTGACCGGCtacaaaaaacacaatgtgATGCAATCTCACGGCCCGTGA
- the irs4a gene encoding insulin receptor substrate 2-B has protein sequence MEDPRDNGGMLSLEAQPRRIGVKTVSSGEPSSSSSSSSCCPRLPALSSASTHPPHPPHSAASRRHPPPYHFRVHHLFPEENAQDPVLRKHLPALQYKVHDSAFCRVLSTDTTAAALAAAAAVCSGSVDADVWKCGYLRKQKHGHKRFFVLRGPSNLGPSRLEYYDSEKKFRNALKAAASTTGVACPPKRVIYLSQCFTVNKRADAKNKYLIALYTKDEYFAMVADSEQEQDDWYLALTELMTEGKKGQLDTDELDDGYGTISPGTIFKEVWQVNVKPKGLGQTKNLMGVYRLCLSAKTIHLVKLNSETPAVNLPLMNIRRCGHSESFFFIEVGRSSSIGPGEIWVQVEDSVVAQNMHETILDTMKALKAFPDFRPRSKSQSSGSNPIPFITTRRHFGNLPSSQAGLQRASRTDSVTGKSKGVTGQRYRTSSEGEGTSDRPLSSGTGSLLHLNTPCLNVGREESGGCCAHASPGSTYHTRSASLPVSHFLSATSPISVSSSSGHGSASDTHTRPSSSSICGSPSDGGFNSSDEFCPSPCDFRYFRASSSTPEPHGDTPPIREEYRLADYMAMDWYKDTHGGVRTFEEESSYMERTFLKLAHYAKPKPANSLGVTHQKATQTSASLDESSPVESKRHAVCSCLLKAGYKSYSELHHPNRPPSLSSDGQMKLPKDDGYMPMIYSVVPSPHTDYTPMQPSANHLAALHLHPCSMQQVDRHGYMMMLPRDSPSPGISSPSSRSQTEYDDYMDMSQLGCAEGYRQASPEGPKSYGSYFSLPRSYKTPCREDRRKSEYVPESPDEPQSPPSPGDYIHMEFGDRAPHEASSPSAVPSSQPCYQMCCSSPDHDYIGLNMDSLLKNRPPRHSLVAPWNPPNYARPLGCTYGQVQNNFVTKNVHREAESPSRMIQDLCVSERSPSPQSEPKVIRADPQGRRRHSSETFYPCPGATPGGCGARAAAIVNLVEGSRWQNSASFDSVWSYTEDQGSPESVLLSANCAPGGTRCNVSSSYLNYIALDLREVPRITHEATPPHQARRALEESQACAGLDSTKSAGHTTASKD, from the coding sequence ATGGAGGATCCGCGCGATAACGGCGGGATGTTGTCGCTGGAGGCGCAGCCGCGTCGTATTGGTGTGAAAACGGTGAGCAGTGGAGAGCcttcatcctcctcttcctcctcctcctgctgccCGCGCCTGCCCGCGCTCTCATCGGCCTCCACTCATCCCCCTCACCCCCCTCACAGCGCTGCTTCGAGGAGACACCCGCCTCCGTACCACTTCAGAGTGCATCACCTGTTCCCGGAGGAGAACGCTCAGGACCCCGTGCTGAGGAAACACCTCCCCGCGCTCCAGTACAAGGTCCACGACTCTGCCTTCTGCCGCGTCCTGAGCACCGACACCACCGCCGCCGCTCtggccgccgccgccgccgtgTGCTCGGGCAGCGTGGATGCCGACGTGTGGAAGTGCGGGTATCTGAGGAAACAGAAACACGGACACAAGAGGTTTTTCGTGCTGAGAGGACCCAGTAATCTCGGGCCCAGTCGCCTGGAGTACTACGACAGCGAGAAAAAATTCAGAAATGCTCTCAAAGCTGCTGCCTCCACCACCGGTGTGGCGTGTCCCCCTAAGAGGGTCATTTACCTGTCCCAGTGTTTCACCGTCAACAAGAGGGCTGACGCTAAGAACAAATACCTCATCGCTCTTTATACTAAAGACGAGTATTTCGCCATGGTGGCGGACAGCGAGCAAGAGCAGGACGACTGGTACCTGGCCCTTACTGAACTCATGACTGAGGGCAAAAAGGGGCAGCTGGACACGGACGAGTTAGACGACGGCTACGGGACCATTTCACCCGGGACCATTTTTAAGGAGGTGTGGCAGGTAAACGTTAAGCCTAAAGGTTTGGGGCAGACTAAGAATTTAATGGGGGTGTACCGTCTGTGCCTTTCTGCCAAGACAATTCACCTGGTGAAATTGAATTCCGAGACCCCTGCTGTGAACCTGCCTTTGATGAACATTCGCCGCTGCGGCCATTCGGAGAGCTTTTTCTTCATCGAAGTGGGACGCTCTTCTTCTATTGGTCCGGGTGAGATTTGGGTGCAAGTGGAGGACTCTGTTGTGGCGCAGAACATGCACGAGACTATTCTTGACACCATGAAGGCTTTAAAGGCGTTTCCGGACTTTAGACCACGGAGCAAAAGCCAGTCCTCCGGATCCAACCCAATACCTTTTATTACCACGCGCCGCCACTTCGGCAACCTCCCTTCCAGCCAGGCCGGGCTCCAGCGTGCCTCCAGAACCGATTCAGTGACAGGAAAGAGTAAAGGCGTAACAGGACAGCGCTACAGAACTTCCAGTGAGGGCGAGGGCACCTCAGATCGACCTCTCAGCTCGGGCACGGGCAGCTTGCTGCACCTGAACACGCCGTGTCTGAATGTGGGCCGGGAGGAAAGCGGGGGCTGCTGCGCCCATGCCTCACCTGGTTCTACTTATCATACTCGCTCCGCCTCTCTCCCCGTATCCCACTTCCTGTCTGCTACGAGCCCTATCAGCGTTTCCAGCAGCAGCGGCCACGGTTCAGCCtcggacacacacacgcgcccCTCCAGCTCATCCATCTGCGGCTCTCCCAGTGACGGAGGCTTTAACTCCTCCGATGAGTTCTGCCCCAGCCCGTGTGACTTTAGATATTTTCGTGCGAGCAGCAGTACGCCTGAACCGCACGGTGACACTCCGCCCATCAGGGAGGAGTATCGACTGGCGGACTACATGGCCATGGACTGGTATAAAGACACGCATGGCGGTGTCAGGACTTTCGAAGAGGAGAGCAGTTATATGGAAAGAACTTTTCTTAAACTCGCACATTATGCCAAACCAAAACCTGCTAATAGTTTAGGTGTCACGCACCAAAAAGCAACGCAGACTTCAGCTTCATTAGATGAATCGAGCCCTGTGGAGTCAAAGCGGCACGCTGTGTGCTCCTGCCTCCTTAAAGCAGGCTATAAATCTTACTCTGAGTTACATCACCCAAACAGGCCTCCCTCACTCAGCTCAGACGGTCAGATGAAACTGCCTAAGGATGACGGCTACATGCCTATGATATACAGCGTCGTCCCCTCTCCTCATACGGATTACACCCCTATGCAACCCAGTGCGAATCACCTGGCCGCTCTGCACCTTCATCCTTGCTCCATGCAGCAGGTGGACAGACATGGATACATGATGATGCTGCCACGAGACAGCCCATCTCCAGGAATATCCAGTCCTTCCAGCAGAAGCCAAACTGAGTACGATGATTACATGGACATGTCACAGCTCGGCTGTGCTGAAGGCTACAGGCAGGCTTCCCCCGAGGGCCCTAAATCATATGGCTCCTATTTCTCACTTCCACGCTCTTACAAAACCCCATGTCGAGAGGATCGCAGGAAATCAGAATATGTTCCAGAGTCTCCAGACGAACCTCAGAGCCCTCCCAGTCCAGGAGACTACATCCACATGGAGTTTGGAGATCGAGCTCCTCATGAAGCCTCCTCCCCATCAGCAGTGCCAAGTTCTCAGCCTTGCTATCAGATGTGCTGCTCCTCACCTGACCACGACTACATAGGCCTAAACATGGACAGCCTCCTAAAGAACCGCCCGCCTCGGCACTCCCTTGTAGCCCCGTGGAATCCTCCGAACTACGCACGCCCTTTAGGGTGCACCTACGGCCAGGTTCAGAATAACTTTGTCACTAAGAATGTTCACAGAGAGGCCGAGAGTCCCTCCAGGATGATCCAGGACCTCTGTGTGTCTGAAAGGTCGCCCAGCCCTCAGTCAGAGCCTAAGGTCATTAGGGCAGACCCACagggcaggaggagacacagcTCAGAGACCTTTTACCCCTGTCCCGGTGCCACTCCTGGTGGATGTGGTGCCAGAGCCGCTGCCATTGTGAATCTTGTAGAAGGATCTCGATGGCAAAACTCTGCCTCGTTCGATAGCGTGTGGTCTTACACGGAAGATCAAGGATCTCCTGAGTCAGTTCTCCTCTCTGCTAACTGTGCACCTGGAGGAACGCGCTGCAACGTTTCGTCCAGCTACCTCAACTACATCGCTCTGGACCTGAGGGAAGTCCCAAGGATCACCCACGAAGCCACGCCTCCGCACCAGGCCCGCAGGGCCCTCGAGGAGAGCCAGGCCTGTGCCGGTTTGGACTCGACCAAGTCAGCAGGACACACCACTGCCTCGAAAG